A genomic window from Armatimonadota bacterium includes:
- a CDS encoding branched-chain amino acid ABC transporter permease, with protein MELFLQTLIDGGLIGGLIIVVGVGFSLCFGVMHIVDFAVGEWVMLGAYAAYWLVRYLRQDPMVYLPLIFALFFAAGWLVYPLIYRAVSGRRHHPALMGLVFTFGLSTLIKGGALSAWGYHVRSVSTWLSGQSVTLGVTTFPALRLAGFVFGVLATVLFMVFLYGTRLGVSIRATAQDRETAALLGVDVRRVGALVYGTYAGLTGMTGVLIGALFSIHAAMGAKYVIFAFFVVVLAGMGYVPGVIVAGLLLGLIQSFVGVYISGRYTLLALFLLMYLSLLVAPRGILRRGL; from the coding sequence GTGGAGCTGTTCCTACAGACCCTTATTGACGGCGGCCTCATCGGCGGGCTGATCATCGTCGTCGGCGTGGGCTTCTCCCTCTGTTTCGGTGTCATGCACATCGTGGACTTCGCCGTGGGGGAGTGGGTCATGCTGGGCGCGTATGCGGCCTACTGGCTGGTGCGTTACCTCAGGCAGGACCCCATGGTCTACCTGCCCCTGATCTTCGCCTTGTTCTTTGCCGCTGGCTGGCTGGTCTACCCGTTGATCTACCGGGCGGTTAGCGGGCGACGGCATCACCCGGCGCTGATGGGCCTAGTCTTCACCTTTGGGCTCTCCACCCTGATCAAGGGGGGCGCCCTCTCCGCCTGGGGCTACCATGTGCGCTCGGTGAGCACCTGGCTCTCCGGACAGAGCGTCACCCTGGGGGTGACCACGTTCCCGGCGCTGCGCTTGGCCGGCTTCGTCTTCGGCGTCCTGGCCACTGTGCTATTTATGGTCTTCCTCTACGGCACCCGTCTGGGCGTCTCCATCCGGGCCACCGCCCAGGACCGGGAGACGGCGGCGCTCCTGGGTGTAGACGTGCGACGGGTCGGCGCCCTGGTCTACGGCACCTATGCGGGATTGACCGGGATGACGGGGGTGCTCATCGGCGCGCTTTTTTCCATCCACGCGGCCATGGGGGCGAAGTACGTTATCTTCGCCTTCTTCGTGGTGGTGCTGGCCGGGATGGGCTACGTTCCCGGGGTGATCGTGGCCGGCCTCCTCCTGGGCCTGATTCAGTCCTTCGTGGGCGTCTACATCAGCGGCCGCTACACCCTCCTTGCCCTCTTCCTCCTCATGTACCTGAGCCTGCTGGTTGCGCCGCGGGGCATCCTCCGCCGCGGGTTGTGA
- a CDS encoding branched-chain amino acid ABC transporter permease translates to MTTPAIEVRSPARSAAPRWTLGILLGTALLLLPFAVSSFWIRIATEVLLWAGLAQSWNIIGGYTGYLSFGHGAFFGLGAYITGIGMTVLGWSFPAGLVVSGVLAAALAAAIGYPTLRLRGAYFAIATWAFGEMLRQVATVLDITGGAFGMRLPALLNLPFFYYVTLGTSALVYVTTYLLLERSPFGYKLLAIREHEEAAEMVGVNTVAVKINAFALSAFFPGVLGGIYAYWLTYIHPDSVLGGIITDLMVVMVFLGGMGTFWGPLLGAFLVQLVSRSLWLVWGESTLYLVIIGAAICIVVLFMPGGIVGLLEGRRTPLLAPHAAWRWWRERMRW, encoded by the coding sequence GTGACCACGCCAGCCATCGAGGTCCGGTCACCTGCCCGCAGCGCCGCTCCCCGCTGGACGCTGGGAATCCTCCTGGGGACCGCACTGCTCCTCTTGCCCTTTGCCGTCTCTTCTTTCTGGATCCGTATCGCCACCGAGGTCCTGCTGTGGGCGGGGCTGGCCCAGAGCTGGAACATCATCGGCGGCTACACCGGCTATCTCAGCTTCGGCCACGGCGCCTTCTTCGGCCTAGGCGCCTACATCACCGGGATCGGCATGACCGTCCTGGGATGGTCCTTCCCCGCCGGTCTGGTGGTCTCCGGGGTGCTGGCTGCCGCCCTGGCTGCGGCCATCGGCTATCCCACCCTGCGGCTGCGCGGAGCGTACTTCGCCATCGCCACCTGGGCCTTCGGGGAGATGCTGCGGCAGGTGGCCACGGTGCTGGACATCACCGGAGGAGCGTTTGGCATGCGCCTGCCGGCGTTGCTCAACCTGCCGTTCTTCTACTACGTCACCCTGGGGACAAGCGCCCTGGTCTACGTGACCACCTACCTGCTTCTAGAGCGCTCGCCCTTCGGCTACAAACTGCTGGCCATTCGGGAGCACGAGGAGGCCGCCGAGATGGTAGGGGTCAACACGGTGGCGGTGAAGATCAATGCCTTCGCCCTGAGCGCGTTCTTCCCCGGGGTGCTGGGAGGCATCTACGCCTACTGGCTGACCTACATCCACCCGGACAGCGTCCTAGGCGGGATTATTACTGACCTGATGGTGGTCATGGTCTTCCTGGGGGGAATGGGCACCTTCTGGGGGCCGCTGCTGGGCGCCTTCCTGGTGCAGCTGGTCAGCCGTAGCCTCTGGCTCGTCTGGGGCGAGAGCACCCTCTACCTGGTGATCATCGGCGCGGCCATCTGCATCGTCGTCCTGTTCATGCCGGGGGGGATCGTCGGCCTGCTGGAGGGTCGGCGCACGCCTCTGCTGGCCCCCCACGCGGCTTGGCGCTGGTGGCGGGAGCGGATGAGGTGGTGA